From a single Geothermobacter ehrlichii genomic region:
- a CDS encoding glutamate synthase-related protein produces the protein METMKVQNVTPNDLPWKIRYDASRCTLCGSCVSACSFRAIECKVERRRLIFSESDIPEPKARFSAVPVIRQVRSIKNYCRGCGICEKVCPNDAIRPERNPDTRHPIVMRCLAGDSIKRGGRKNLESTQRTLDKIRVGRISQMTDPSLDAQRHTFDLLAPFGRILPPEKLPLGTSPEGLLQFQENTPPVRWIYPVIIGDMSIGALSWRMWEAVAMAVAYLNEECGLPVRMCSGEGGVPVRLLKSRYLKYMILQIASGHFGWNRIAKAMPHMVEDPAGILIKIGQGAKPGDGGLLQAQKVAEHIQAIRGVPKADLLSPPNHQGLYSIEESVQKMFLSFNAAFKFRVPVAIKVAASATSVSVFNNLVRDPYNIVGGFFLDGIDGGTGAAHEVSLDHTGHPIVSKLRDCYLAAVAQGRQGQIPLWAAGGLGKTGDLAADAFKMICLGANGVFTGKLILQMAGCVGNDMGRCNACNTGLCPVGITTQEPPLVHRLDPERVAQNIVNYFLAMDTELKKLMAPIGNSSLPVGRSDALVATDRAVADKLQIQYVC, from the coding sequence ATGGAGACAATGAAGGTTCAGAATGTCACGCCGAACGATCTTCCGTGGAAGATCCGTTACGACGCCAGTCGCTGCACCCTGTGCGGATCCTGTGTCTCCGCCTGTTCCTTCCGCGCCATCGAGTGCAAGGTCGAGCGGCGGCGGCTGATCTTTTCCGAGTCGGATATCCCCGAGCCCAAGGCGCGGTTCTCGGCCGTACCGGTCATCCGCCAGGTCCGGTCGATCAAGAACTATTGCCGCGGCTGCGGGATCTGCGAAAAGGTCTGCCCCAACGACGCCATCCGCCCCGAGCGCAATCCCGACACGCGGCATCCGATCGTCATGCGCTGTCTGGCCGGCGATTCGATCAAGCGCGGCGGCCGCAAGAACCTCGAGTCGACCCAGCGCACCCTGGACAAGATCCGGGTCGGGCGGATTTCGCAGATGACCGACCCGAGCCTCGACGCCCAGCGTCACACCTTCGACCTGCTGGCGCCCTTCGGCCGTATCCTGCCCCCGGAGAAGCTGCCTCTCGGCACCTCTCCCGAGGGCCTGCTGCAGTTTCAGGAGAACACGCCGCCGGTGCGCTGGATCTATCCGGTGATCATCGGCGACATGTCGATCGGCGCTCTTTCCTGGCGGATGTGGGAGGCGGTCGCCATGGCGGTGGCCTACCTCAACGAGGAGTGCGGCCTGCCGGTGCGCATGTGCTCTGGCGAGGGCGGGGTGCCGGTGCGGCTGCTGAAGTCGCGCTATCTGAAATACATGATTTTGCAGATCGCCTCCGGCCATTTCGGCTGGAACCGGATTGCCAAGGCGATGCCGCACATGGTGGAGGATCCGGCCGGCATCCTGATCAAGATCGGCCAGGGCGCCAAGCCGGGCGACGGCGGCCTGCTGCAGGCACAGAAGGTCGCCGAGCACATCCAGGCGATCCGCGGCGTGCCCAAGGCCGACCTGCTCAGTCCGCCGAACCACCAGGGGCTCTATTCGATCGAGGAGAGCGTGCAGAAGATGTTCCTCTCCTTCAACGCCGCCTTCAAGTTCCGGGTGCCGGTGGCGATCAAGGTGGCCGCCAGCGCCACCTCGGTGTCGGTGTTCAACAACCTGGTGCGCGATCCCTACAACATCGTCGGTGGTTTCTTCCTCGACGGCATCGACGGCGGCACCGGCGCCGCCCACGAAGTCTCCCTCGACCACACCGGCCATCCGATCGTTTCCAAGCTGCGCGACTGCTATCTGGCGGCGGTGGCGCAGGGTCGCCAGGGACAGATTCCCCTCTGGGCCGCCGGTGGTCTGGGCAAGACCGGCGATCTGGCCGCCGACGCCTTCAAGATGATCTGCCTTGGCGCCAACGGCGTCTTCACCGGCAAGCTGATTCTGCAGATGGCCGGCTGCGTCGGCAATGACATGGGGCGCTGCAATGCCTGCAATACCGGGCTCTGCCCGGTCGGCATCACCACCCAGGAGCCGCCGCTGGTGCACCGGCTCGACCCGGAGCGGGTGGCGCAGAACATCGTCAACTATTTTCTCGCCATGGACACCGAGCTGAAGAAGCTGATGGCGCCGATCGGCAACAGTTCGCTGCCGGTTGGCCGTTCCGACGCCCTGGTGGCGACCGACCGGGCGGTGGCCGACAAACTGCAGATTCAATACGTCTGTTAA
- a CDS encoding class II glutamine amidotransferase, with amino-acid sequence MCRIGAIKSLDYVHPSMALQLMQSQQKGHDNSGFAMVMHDLGGIFENYKHLPTLSMAATDEGVKIAEDILHRAGFQRVMQWVPETDPQPGLDINAMPNYVFETFDYPKHLRNAEQTEKEELLLDMRLALRRALEPNEEGFVYSFWPDVVTLKEIGDPRDIGTYFRLWEPDDRFTARVITAQCRQNTNYDIVRYAAHPFHLQGYTALANGENTFYLKNVEFQRKLHRGYIGFESDSQCFLYTLHYVHRQLGWPLRYYKHVITPLPFEEIEQREDKEQLKAIRQSLAHLEINGPNTIIGVLPDHTMFTCCDAKKLRPVVVGRDEKTVVISSEVCGINEILPHRNWEEDIYPHEREIVAIDNSLEVQRWRQ; translated from the coding sequence ATGTGCCGTATCGGTGCAATCAAGAGTCTCGACTATGTTCATCCGAGCATGGCGCTGCAGCTGATGCAGTCGCAGCAGAAAGGGCATGACAATTCCGGTTTCGCCATGGTCATGCACGATCTGGGCGGCATCTTCGAAAACTACAAGCACCTGCCGACCCTCTCGATGGCGGCGACCGACGAAGGGGTCAAGATCGCCGAGGACATCCTGCACCGGGCGGGATTCCAGCGGGTGATGCAATGGGTCCCCGAAACCGATCCGCAGCCGGGGCTGGACATCAACGCCATGCCCAACTACGTGTTCGAAACCTTCGACTATCCGAAGCATCTGCGTAACGCGGAGCAGACGGAGAAGGAAGAGCTGCTGCTCGACATGCGCCTGGCGCTGCGGCGGGCGCTGGAGCCGAACGAGGAAGGGTTCGTCTATTCCTTCTGGCCGGACGTGGTGACGCTGAAGGAGATCGGCGATCCGCGCGACATCGGCACCTACTTTCGCCTCTGGGAGCCGGACGACCGCTTCACCGCCCGGGTGATCACCGCCCAGTGCCGGCAGAACACCAACTACGACATCGTCCGCTACGCCGCCCATCCCTTCCATCTGCAGGGCTACACGGCGCTGGCCAACGGCGAGAACACCTTCTATCTGAAGAATGTCGAGTTCCAGCGCAAGCTGCACCGGGGCTACATCGGTTTCGAGTCCGATTCCCAGTGTTTTCTCTACACCCTGCACTACGTGCACCGCCAGCTCGGCTGGCCCCTGCGCTACTACAAGCACGTAATCACCCCGCTGCCGTTCGAGGAGATCGAACAGCGCGAGGACAAAGAGCAGCTCAAGGCGATCCGCCAGTCGCTGGCGCACCTGGAGATCAACGGACCCAACACCATCATCGGCGTTTTGCCCGACCACACCATGTTCACCTGCTGCGACGCCAAGAAGCTGCGGCCGGTCGTCGTCGGCCGGGACGAGAAGACCGTGGTCATCTCGTCGGAGGTCTGCGGCATCAACGAGATTCTGCCGCACCGCAACTGGGAGGAGGACATCTACCCCCACGAGAGGGAAATCGTGGCCATTGACAACAGCCTGGAGGTTCAGCGATGGAGACAATGA